Proteins found in one Choristoneura fumiferana chromosome 16, NRCan_CFum_1, whole genome shotgun sequence genomic segment:
- the LOC141436155 gene encoding uncharacterized protein yields MVPFFKQKCIAFFIFQFVLVCSDFSDEDGDFGTTEPSEEEWHMDFMPTGYLPDSVYRELAWYGILQIQPLHHSSKHKVAAQLIWQHTLGRPYVIMENPPQSTQSSGAVSRQILAEEAAKWSREQRAAQEVLMENIKSGGNGLTVRTVVSATNKTIYIIQNGNYYKCPENSEPDLDAYRVQANMHERKCTFGKQSEQVPIDPCIEAEVAPIEYSFHEGWMFCLGNGERENNYFRNGTLDCGNKTKVTVDEFLELCAIDNNIVITFDYFGDEPRKDMMHNATLCTTWDPCRLSYLYRLEPPPPELAPQFPTTTSNPCETTVCPECLEGATEDIGVPIQVMEDEGDKK; encoded by the exons atggttccgttttttaaacaaaaatgcattgccttttttatttttcag tttgtacTAGTATGTTCTGATTTTAGTGATGAGGATGGAG ATTTTGGTACCACAGAACCGAGTGAAGAAgag TGGCATATGGATTTCATGCcg acGGGATATCTACCAGACAGTGTGTATCGTGAGCTAGCATGGTACGGCATCCTACAGATCCAGCCACTCCACCACAGCTCCAAGCACAAAGTGGCTGCGCAGTTGATCTGGCAGCACACCCTTGGACGCCCCTACGTCATCATGGAAAATCCACCGCAG TCTACTCAGTCATCGGGTGCGGTGAGCCGTCAGATCCTGGCGGAGGAAGCGGCTAAGTGGTCACGGGAACAGCGCGCGGCACAGGAGGTCCTCATGGAAAATATCAAAAGCGGTGGAAACGGGCTTACGGTGCGAACAGTCGTCAGCGCaacaaataaaaccatttatatcaTTCAGAATG GTAATTACTACAAATGCCCAGAAAATTCGGAGCCCGATCTTGACGCATACAGAGTGCAGGCTAATATGCATGAACGCAAGTGCACTTTCGGGAAACAATCTGAacag GTCCCAATTGATCCCTGCATCGAAGCTGAAGTAGCACCAATCGAGTACTCATTTCACGAAGGGTGGATGTTCTGTCTCGGGAACGGAGAAAGAGAGAACAATTATTTCAGAAACGGGACGCTGGACTGTGGGAATAAAACCAAG gTCACAGTAGATGAGTTCCTTGAACTATGTGCTATCGATAACAACATCGTGATCACATTTGACTACTTTGGCGACGAGCCTCGTAAAGACATGATGCACAACGCAACCTTGTGCACAACTTGGGATCCCTGCCGACTATCTTACCTTTACCGTCTTGAG CCTCCACCACCAGAATTGGCTCCACAATTCCCAACGACTACATCTAATCCATGCGAGACCACAGTATGTCCAGAATGTTTGGAAGGCGCCACGGAAGACATAGGAGTTCCCATTCAAG taATGGAAGACGAGGGTGATAAAAAGTAA